In ANME-2 cluster archaeon, the sequence TTTTTCTGCAGCAATGATGTCCACTTGATTCACTCCTTTTTGATGAATTTGAAGACACAAGCACCTTTTTCAAGAATCTTGTCAACCTCTTCCTTTGTTTTTCCAGCTTTTTCCATTGCTTCTTCATTATAAGCCAGCCTGACACCGGCAATTGACAGCTTAGATGCAAGATGCAAGGTTTCGAACCCTGCCATTTCGGCTCTTTTTTTCCTGTAGGCATTGTGCAAAAGGCATAGGATGGAAGCCATAGCAGGACATTCCACTTTATCTTTGTCCATAGCTTCTTTTTCGGTAACGTATTTCACAATAGCCTGGAATTCTTCAGGCCTCTCGCCAAAAAGGTCAACAAAACGTATTATTTCATCTGCAAAAGGGCACATTGGCAAATAGTGTAAATCATCTTCCGGGACGCCTTCAAGTCCCGACCCCTGTGTTTCTGCCAGTCCTTTCCCTATACGAGATAACAATATGCAGGTTTTTTCAGGACCTACCATTTTCACCAGTTCTGTTATACTAACCATAAATGCCTGTGGCAACATACTCCCGAGTCTAATCATGTCTTTTCCCTCTATCTATTATTACAATAATGTATTACAATAATGTATTACAATAATGTAATACAATAATGTAATATTAAGTTCTATTCCAAAATATTAATAAGCTCCTGATTCCACCCTTTTGGTCCAATACCCTTTCCCCGCTTGATATTTGGTGATGTTATGGATGGGTCATAATCGCCGCCCGGTTTTTGTACTAATACACCAATATCCACGGCCATCAGCATGGGCAGGTCGTTGAGGCTGTCGCCCAGCCCTATTGTTTTTACACCGGGCCATTTTTTCCTGTAAAGGTCTGTAAGTATAAGTACCGCCTTTCCCTTGTCATTATTACCCATTATATGGTAATACCGTCCGCCTTTTGTACAATTGAAACCCCTTTTTCTGATTTCCTGTTCCAGGAGTTCATCCTTCGGTGCCGGACTTATGATCCTGAAAGCTTCATCATAGTCCCGCTGCTTGGCAAGTGCAGCACATTCCCTGTCAAGTCCTGTGTTCTGGCACACCTCACCCACATCCATATCCCCGAATCCAATTACCTTGCAGTCGATTTTAGTACATACTTCTTTCAAAGTACTTTCAAGTATCTCGTATCCCACACCGAGTTCGATCACGTTGTAATTGTCTATTTGTTTTGTGTGGTCATAGGGGAAGTCAAAATAATCCTGTGGGATGAATATGGCCCCACCGTTCTCTGAAATAAAGGGATGGCATATGTCAAGTTTATGGCAGTAAACTTCAAGTTCAGCCCTGGTCTTGCTGGTACAAAATATCAACGGGATATTTTTTTTATTAATGAGTTCCAGGGCAGGTAGGGCCGCATCATAGGAATATGTATCGTGATCGACCAGGGTGCCGTCCATATCAGTAAAAATTATATATTCGGATGCTTGCATTTCTTCCATATTGATATAATGATGGTTACTTGTTAATTAAATTTGCTATAAAAATTGAATTTTTTAATAATTTTTTATAGTAACGGCACTTTTCAACTTTTTCATTTATTGCTATGACACTGTCCAATTTTCCAGTTATTTTCAAGACGCTGATTCACACAGATTTACGCAGATTTAAGGTTGCATCTGCGTAAC encodes:
- the mpgP gene encoding mannosyl-3-phosphoglycerate phosphatase; translated protein: MQASEYIIFTDMDGTLVDHDTYSYDAALPALELINKKNIPLIFCTSKTRAELEVYCHKLDICHPFISENGGAIFIPQDYFDFPYDHTKQIDNYNVIELGVGYEILESTLKEVCTKIDCKVIGFGDMDVGEVCQNTGLDRECAALAKQRDYDEAFRIISPAPKDELLEQEIRKRGFNCTKGGRYYHIMGNNDKGKAVLILTDLYRKKWPGVKTIGLGDSLNDLPMLMAVDIGVLVQKPGGDYDPSITSPNIKRGKGIGPKGWNQELINILE